In Macadamia integrifolia cultivar HAES 741 chromosome 5, SCU_Mint_v3, whole genome shotgun sequence, a single window of DNA contains:
- the LOC122078899 gene encoding uncharacterized protein LOC122078899 has translation MVFSGVSERDRPQKFMAMAPERSRPLHNFNMPSLKWGNQRHLRCMKVNSNEEIPTLDRRSSASEAKFEGFISRRKEFDSTKRRPSNGSQSFEKLLLPPIGAYGQKSEIEGDVDDGIAEVREKLMSELRTAANKISVAILEEGEEDESAAAVRPWNLRTRRAACRAPSERGGGDAGCSNSKNEERQSNSSPLRTDNSTIKSLRLRGLSSAQVSVEKKGSPKFSIPLSREDIEDDFLSMTGARPSRRPKKRAKIVQKQLDTIFPGLWLSEITPDSYRVPDIPEPGKR, from the exons ATGGTGTTTTCGGGAGTCTCTGAAAGAGACAGACCCCAGAAGTTCATGGCTATGGCTCCTGAAAGATCGAGGCCTCTCCACAATTTCAATATGCCTTCCTTGAAATGGGGGAATCAAAGGCATCTTAGATGTATGAAAGTGAATTCCAATGAAGAAATTCCCACCCTAGACCGCAGATCATCAGCTTCCGAAGCCAAATTCGAAGGATTCATCAGCCGGCGAAAGGAATTCGATTCCACAAAGCGGAGACCTTCTAACGGCTCCCAAAGTTTCGAGAAGCTGCTTTTGCCGCCGATAGGGGCTTATGGTCAGAAATCCGAGATTGAGGGGGATGTAGACGATGGGATTGCAGAGGTTAGAGAAAAACTCATGTCTGAGCTCCGTACGGCTGCTAATAAGATTAGCGTTGCTATTCTGGAGGAAGGCGAAGAAGATGAGTCCGCGGCGGCGGTGAGGCCGTGGAATCTTAGAACGAGGAGAGCAGCTTGTAGGGCTCCCAGTGAGCGCGGAGGAGGAGATGCTGGATGTTCAAACTCAAAGAATGAAGAGCGCCAGTCAAATTCTTCTCCTCTGCGGACCGACAATTCGACCATTAAATCGCTTAGGCTGAGAGGTTTGTCCTCGGCGCAAGTTAGCGTGGAGAAGAAGGGGAGTCCTAAGTTTTCGATCCCTCTTTCTCGGGAAGATATCGAGGACGATTTTCTGTCGATGACGGGGGCGAGGCCATCTCGGAGGCCAAAGAAGAGGGCTAAGATCGTACAGAAACAACTGGAT ACAATATTTCCTGGCTTATGGTTGTCAGAAATAACGCCGGATTCATACAGAGTACCTGATATTCCTGAACCTGGAAAG AGATAG
- the LOC122080192 gene encoding protein ENL-like, which yields MAIHLCSASESSGIGMSPRISFSYDLCHSDVVPVEEYCHRSDASLLDSSFNFDFGVSASFEQEPFSADELFFDGKMLPCEIREKTQNAPPPPPKQLIHEPMRPLPPPPPPPPPPPSKPYLTNTTTDDSKKESLKKIMATTTNELEEKAAPSKSFWRFRRSNSFNCWNGHKRSLICSPTLLSRSNSTGSATNSKRQPLLKDSQNHSHKPPSMPPKSSSSSSSSLSSSSSQKPPLKKNCGSYGSGVRISPVLNVPPPYIAKGTANLFGLGLLFCTGKDKNKKK from the coding sequence ATGGCGATCCATCTCTGCTCAGCTTCGGAGAGTTCTGGAATCGGGATGAGTCCTAGAATTTCGTTTTCTTATGATCTCTGCCACTCAGATGTCGTGCCTGTCGAAGAATACTGCCACCGATCAGATGCGTCACTCTTGGATTCCAGCTTCAATTTTGATTTCGGCGTCAGCGCAAGCTTCGAACAAGAACCATTTTCTGCTGATGAGCTCTTCTTCGACGGCAAAATGCTTCCTTGTGAAATTAGGGAGAAGACACAAAacgctcctcctcctcctccgaaACAATTAATCCATGAACCTATGCGTCCTCTGCCACCTCCGCCTCCGCCTCCGCCTCCGCCTCCTTCTAAACCTTATCTTACTAATACTACGACTGATGATTCGAAGaaagaaagcttgaagaaaaTCATGGCGACGACAACCAATGAATTAGAGGAAAAGGCCGCCCCCTCGAAATCTTTCTGGAGGTTCAGACGAAGCAATAGTTTTAATTGCTGGAATGGGCATAAACGCAGCTTGATTTGCTCACCAACGCTTTTATCCCGAAGCAATTCCACAGGTTCAGCAACAAATTCCAAACGACAACCATTATTGAAGGACAGTCAAAACCACTCCCATAAACCTCCTTCCATGCCACCaaaatcctcttcttcttcgtcgtcgTCGTTGTCGTCGTCCTCCTCTCAGAAGCctccactgaaaaagaattgcGGGTCTTACGGCAGTGGCGTCCGAATTAGTCCTGTTCTCAATGTTCCACCTCCCTATATTGCCAAAGGAACAGCAAATTTATTCGGTTTGGGTTTGTTATTCTGCACTGGAAAGgataagaacaagaagaaataa